The sequence TACGCATAACATAGAGTTGCCAATAAGTGAGGTCCCAAGGCAAAAATTTCGAACATTCTCCGGCCGGTAGCCACACATGGTCGAGCGCATCATCGAATACAGCGCCAGGCACCGCTTCATCGTCTTCCTCTTCGTGGGAGCGCTTGCGCTCGCCGGCTGGTGGTCCTTCCTGACAATGCCCAAGGATGCCCTGCCCGACCTCTCAGACACCCAGGTCATCGTCTACACCACCTGGATGGGGCGCAGCCCCGACCTCATAGAAGACCAGATCACCTATCCCATCGTAACGGCGCTTCTGTCGGCTCCGCGGGTCACTGTCGTGCGCGGAGTATCCGACTTCGGCTTCTCCTACGTCTATGTCATCTTTGAGGAAGGCACCGACATCTACTGGGCCCGCAGCCGAATCCTGGAATACTTAAGCCAGCTCCGGGGACGGCTGCCCGCCGGGGTCGAACCGGCCCTGGGGCCCGATGCCACGGGTGTGGGCTGGGTCTTTCAGTATGCCCTTGTCGATGAAGAGAACCGCTACGATCTCTCGCAGCTGCGCACCATTCAGGATTGGTACCTGCGCTATCAGTTGGCGAGCGTCGAGGGAGTCGCGGAGGTGGCTTCGCTCGGCGGCTTCGTGCGCCAGTACCAGGTCAATCTCGACCCCAATAAGCTTGCCGCCTATGGCCTCTCTATCCCGCAAGTAATCGAGGCGGTGCGCTCGGCCAACCGCGAGACGGGTGGGCGTGTCATTGAGTGGGGGGGAACCGAATTCATGGTCCGCGGCCGCGGCTACGTGAAGTCGGTCGAGGACATTGCCGCCGCCCCCGTGAGCGTCACGATGCAGGGAGTGCCCATCCGTCTGCGCGACGTGGCTACCGTCACCACCGGGCCTGACATGCGCCGGGGCTTTGCCGACCTGAACGGGACCGGAGACGTCGTCGGCGGCATTGTGGTGATGCGCTTCGGCGAGAACGCCCAGGCGGTCATCGCCAGGGTCAAGGAGCGGCTGGCCGAGATCGAGCCCACGCTGCCTCCCGGGGTGAAGATCCTCACCACGTATGACCGCTCGTCCCTCATCAACCGCGCCATCCGCTCCATCAGCGAGAGCCTGATCGAAGAGCTGATCATCATCAGCCTGCTCATGGTCTTTTTCCTGTGGCATTTACGCTCGGCGCTCGTGCCCATCATCTCGCTCCCTCTCGCCGTCATCATCTCCTTCATCCCGATGTACTTCATGAACATGGGGACCAACATCATGGCCCTGGGCGGCATCATCGTGGCCATCGGCGACATGGTCGACGCGGCCATCGTCATGGTCGAGAACGCGGTCAAGCGCCTGACCGACGCGGAGGCATCCGGCCAGCCCCACGACCGCAACGAGGTCCTCATCTCCTCGGCCAAGGAGGTCGGCCCGCCCATCTTCGCCTCGCTTATAGTCATGGCCGTTTCCTTCCTGCCCATACTGACCCTGGAAGCCCAGGAAGGCCGGCTCTTCAAGCCGCTCGCCTTCACCAAGAACTTCGCCATCGCCATCGCCGCGATCCTGGCCATCACCCTCATTCCGGCCATGCTGAGCCTCTTTGTGCGCGGCAAGCTCCTGCCCGAGGCGAAGCACCCCATCAATCGGCGGCTCATCGCCCTCTACCGGCCGGTGGTGCGGGCCGCTCTCAAATGGCGCTGGCTGACGGTGGGCATCGCCCTGCTGCTCTTTGCTCTGAGCGTGCCCCTCTTCCTGCGCATGGGCTCGGAGTTCATGCCGCCCCTCAATGAGGGAACGATCTTCTATATGCCCATCACCATGCCGGGCATCTCGGAGACAGAGGCGCAGCGGCTCCTGCAACTCCAAGACAAGATCCTCATGAGCTTTCCGGAAGTCGAGCTGGTCAGCGGGAAAGCTGGCCGGGCCGAAACCTCCACCGATCCTGCTCCTTTCTCGATGATGGAGACCATCGTTCAGCTCAAGCCCCGGGAGCAGTGGCGAGACGTGCGCATCGAGCGCCCCTGGCTGCCTCGCTTCCTGCGGTCCACGGCCGACTTCCTCTTCGGCAAGCAACGCAAGATCACCTGGGATGAGCTGGTGGAGCAGATGGATGCCGCGCTGAAACTGCCTGGCCAGCAGAATGCCTGGACCATGCCCATCAAGGCGCGCATCGACATGCTCACCACGGGCATCCGCACTCCCGTGGGCATCAAGGTCATGGGGCGCGACCTGCGTGAGATCGATCAGCTTGCCCGCCATCTGGAGATGCTGCTGGTTAGGGTGCCGGGAACGCGCTCCGTCTTCGCCGAGCGGGTGCTCGGGGGCTATTACCTCGATATCGCGGTAGACCGCGAGGAGGCGGCCCGTTACGGGCTATCCGTGGCAGAGGTGCAAATGGCCGTGGAGAACGCCATCGGCGGCGAGAATATCGACACGACCATCATGGGCCGGGAGCGCTATCCGGTCAGCGTACGTTATCACCGCGATTTCCGCTCCGAGATGCCCGATCTTGGACGGGTGCTCGTGCGCGCCATGAACGGCGCGCAAATCCCCCTGGCCCAGGTCGCCACCATCAGCCGCGTGCCGGGTCCGGCCATGATCCGCGACGAAGACGGGCAGCTTGCCGCCTACGTCTTTGTCGACGTCGCGGGGCGCGACATCGGCTCATACGTGACCGACGCCAAGGCGGCCGTGGAGGGCAACATCAAAATGCCCGCCGGCTACACGATCAAGTGGAGCGGCCAGTACGAGTTCATGGAACGTGTGAAGGCGCGTCTGAAAGTCTTCGTGCCCTTGACCCTGGGCATCATTTTCATGCTGTACTACTTCACCTTCGGCTCGGTCGTGGAGACCCTCCTCATAATGCTCTCGGTGCCCTTTGCCCTGACCGGGGCCATATTCCTCCTCTCGCCGGACATCGGCCTGGGCTACAACATGTCGATTGCCGTGTGGGTGGGGCTCATTGCCTTGGCAGGTGTGTCGGCCGAGACGGTGGCCATCATGCTCTCCTACCTCGACGAGGCGTGGAAGAGGCGTGTTGAGGCTGGACGGATGAAGGACAAGAGCGACCTGCGCGAGGCCATCATGGAAGGCTCGGTGCTGCGGGTCCGCCCCATGCTCATGACGGCCCTGGCCAACATCTTCGGCCTTATGCCCGTCATGGTCAGCACCGGCACGGGGGCCGACGTTATGAAGCGCATAGCAGCCCCGATGGTGGGCGNNNNNNNNNNATGCTCTCGGTGCCCTTTGCCCTGACCGGGGCCATATTCCTCCTCTCGCCGGACATCGGCCTGGGCTACAACATGTCGATTGCCGTGTGGGTGGGGCTCATCGCCTTAGCGGGCGTGTCGGCCGAGACGGTGGCCATCATGCTCTCCTACCTCGACGAGGCATGGAAGCGGCGGGTCGAGGCAGGCCGGATGAAGGACAAGAGCGACCTGCGCGAGGCCATCATGGAAGGCTCGGTGCTGCGGGTTCGCCCCATGCTCATGACGGCCCTGGCCAACATCTTCGGCCTTATGCCCGTCATGGTCAGCACCGGCACAGGGGCAGACGTCATGAAGCGCATAGCAGCCCCGATGGTGGGCGGACTGGCCTCGGCGGTGCTGCTGACCCTCGTCTTGGTGCCGGTGCTTTACAGCATATGGAAGGAGCGTGAACTCAAGCGGATGAGCGGAAAAGGCTAAAGCCTTGCGACCTTATTAGGAATCTATCCTTATTGATGTCTATCATTTAAACACAAAACACCCTCTTTGTTCACTCAAGCTAAGCATTTTCTATACGCTTGCCAGTGAAAGCTCAGTGCGTCCTAGCATAAATAGCTTATATTTTTCAGCATACATGTCTCGGCACAGGCCGTGCTTTGCTCAACTCAATTCAGGCCATAACAGGAGGAAATCGTATGAAGAAGAGCATGGTAACCATCGCCATATTAGCATCCTTGGCCCTCGCAGGAACCGCATTCGCGGGCATGGGCGGCGGACATGGTGGGGGAGGTCACGGAGACGGCAACAGCAGTGGCGGCATGAGCAGCCATGATGGCAACTCCGGGGGCATGGGAGGTGGTCACGGGAGCGGCAAGCAGGGCGGCGACATGTCCGTGACCGGTGCCGGCAGGATGTCCGGCCACATGGACAATGCCATGAGCGGAAACAGAGGCGATGGCCAAGGGCAACGGGCCAACTTCCACCAGGCCGACCGGAACCGCGATGGAGCCCTGGACCGAAACGAATTCCACGGCAGCCGGGTCGGCAAGAATGGCTTCGAGGCCATGGATCAGAACCACGACGGCCGCGTCGATGCTCAGGAATGGTCCGACGCCCACGAGGCAAAGGCCGGCAAGACTTTCTAGGCGTCCTCTTTCCTGGACGGCGGGGCGGGAGTGGCCCGCCCCGCTCCATTGCTGTTCGCTTCATATATCCTCGTCCTTTTCCTCTCCGTGCGCCTTTAC comes from Desulfocurvibacter africanus subsp. africanus DSM 2603 and encodes:
- a CDS encoding efflux RND transporter permease subunit, with protein sequence MVERIIEYSARHRFIVFLFVGALALAGWWSFLTMPKDALPDLSDTQVIVYTTWMGRSPDLIEDQITYPIVTALLSAPRVTVVRGVSDFGFSYVYVIFEEGTDIYWARSRILEYLSQLRGRLPAGVEPALGPDATGVGWVFQYALVDEENRYDLSQLRTIQDWYLRYQLASVEGVAEVASLGGFVRQYQVNLDPNKLAAYGLSIPQVIEAVRSANRETGGRVIEWGGTEFMVRGRGYVKSVEDIAAAPVSVTMQGVPIRLRDVATVTTGPDMRRGFADLNGTGDVVGGIVVMRFGENAQAVIARVKERLAEIEPTLPPGVKILTTYDRSSLINRAIRSISESLIEELIIISLLMVFFLWHLRSALVPIISLPLAVIISFIPMYFMNMGTNIMALGGIIVAIGDMVDAAIVMVENAVKRLTDAEASGQPHDRNEVLISSAKEVGPPIFASLIVMAVSFLPILTLEAQEGRLFKPLAFTKNFAIAIAAILAITLIPAMLSLFVRGKLLPEAKHPINRRLIALYRPVVRAALKWRWLTVGIALLLFALSVPLFLRMGSEFMPPLNEGTIFYMPITMPGISETEAQRLLQLQDKILMSFPEVELVSGKAGRAETSTDPAPFSMMETIVQLKPREQWRDVRIERPWLPRFLRSTADFLFGKQRKITWDELVEQMDAALKLPGQQNAWTMPIKARIDMLTTGIRTPVGIKVMGRDLREIDQLARHLEMLLVRVPGTRSVFAERVLGGYYLDIAVDREEAARYGLSVAEVQMAVENAIGGENIDTTIMGRERYPVSVRYHRDFRSEMPDLGRVLVRAMNGAQIPLAQVATISRVPGPAMIRDEDGQLAAYVFVDVAGRDIGSYVTDAKAAVEGNIKMPAGYTIKWSGQYEFMERVKARLKVFVPLTLGIIFMLYYFTFGSVVETLLIMLSVPFALTGAIFLLSPDIGLGYNMSIAVWVGLIALAGVSAETVAIMLSYLDEAWKRRVEAGRMKDKSDLREAIMEGSVLRVRPMLMTALANIFGLMPVMVSTGTGADVMKRIAAPMVG
- a CDS encoding efflux RND transporter permease subunit → MLSVPFALTGAIFLLSPDIGLGYNMSIAVWVGLIALAGVSAETVAIMLSYLDEAWKRRVEAGRMKDKSDLREAIMEGSVLRVRPMLMTALANIFGLMPVMVSTGTGADVMKRIAAPMVGGLASAVLLTLVLVPVLYSIWKERELKRMSGKG
- a CDS encoding EF-hand domain-containing protein encodes the protein MKKSMVTIAILASLALAGTAFAGMGGGHGGGGHGDGNSSGGMSSHDGNSGGMGGGHGSGKQGGDMSVTGAGRMSGHMDNAMSGNRGDGQGQRANFHQADRNRDGALDRNEFHGSRVGKNGFEAMDQNHDGRVDAQEWSDAHEAKAGKTF